A window of Gudongella oleilytica genomic DNA:
GAAGAAAGATTTTGTTACATCACTTAATAATCCACAAACTCTTAATCCCGCTTTTTACTTGGCGGTAGAAGATGTTGAAGTAGATGGGAAGACGATCCTGTATATTAACGTACCGGAGAGTTCTCAGGTACATCGTTGTAAGGGGAAAATATTTGATCGAAATGAAGATGGAGATTTTGACATTACCAATAATACAAATCTAGTGTCTGGATTGTACATGAGAAAACAAAGTACATATACAGAAAACAGAATTTTTCCCTATGCTGACATGGATGAGCTGGAAGACGAATTGTTCACAAGAGTTAGAAAAACGGTTGGAAACTTAAAACCCGGTCACCCATGGGTTTCGATGGATAACATCGAGCTGTTGAAAAGTGCAGGAATGTATTTGAAGGATCAGAGCACAGGTGAGCAAGGTATTACCCTTGCAGGTATCTTGATTTTTGGTAGTGAACTGATGATACAAACAGCGCTTCCACACTATAGGACAGATGCAATTTTAAGAAGAGAGAATCTTGACCGATATGATGATCGGGATGACATTAGAGTGAATCTTCTAAGAAGCTATGAAAGATTAATGCAGTTTATTGCCAAGCATCTCAATGACAAATTCTATCTCGAAGGTGATCAGCGTGTGAGCTTGAGAGATAAGATTTTCAGAGAAGCAATATCAAATTTACTGATTCATAGGGAGTTTTCCAATCCATTTCCTGCGAAGCTGGTCGTGGAGAAGGACAGAGTCTATATCGAAAATGGAAATAAGCCTCACGGAAATGGAATGATTGACCCTGAGGACTTCTCACCTTATCCCAAGAATCCGAAGATTGCAAAGTTCTTTAAAGAGATTGGATGGGTTGATGAACTCGGATCAGGGGTTAGGAACATTTATAAATACAACAAGATCTACTCGGGTGCTGATCCTGAATTCATTGAGGGAGATGTGTTTAAGACAATTATTCCATTGACCCCGCAAGATACCCCGCAAGATACCCCGCAAGATTCCCCGCAAGAAGATAAGAGAATTACGATGATTCTAGAATTTTGTAATGAACCAAAAAGTAGACAAGAAATTCAAGATTTGCTCGGGATGAAAGATAGAGAACACTTCAGGAAAACAATACTAAATCCAATGATTAAAGGGGGACTTCTGAAGTTGACATTACCAGATTCTCCAACCAGCAAAAATCAAAAATACTATTCAGACAGATAAGAGGATTGCTCATCACATAGTGGTGGGCTTTTTTTATTCATCCAACTTATCAAATAAACCACCAAGAAGGCATCTAGGATCGGTAAAGTCCCAAACTTAGACTGAATATTGGTGGGTTATTAACTTTTTTAAAGCAAAAATGACTAAATCGCTTTTGCGGCTAATTTCAGGGAATTAGCCCTTGGGTGGAACTACGGGTCATAAAATCAATAAAAATTCGTTACAGGGCAAACTGAAGCGTCGTTTTTTTAGTGACCCTTCAAAATTTCGTCTCTTGGGGCAGATTATCATTTAGAATGAGAGCCGCGTAAATAAGTACATAAATAATAGAAGAAACTCGTTTTATCGTTTTATTAGAATTGAAAAGCAACGATCTGCCAGTTAAGTATAGTATAGTTCAGGCGTGGACTTTTCGTGGTTTTGCATTACATAATGAGACGTCGTATATTCGACTCAGCATATTTCAGATGAACCAAGATTAATCCAGATAATTTTAAATCGCTCTGAGAGCGTATATATAGATCAAGTTTACAGCTCATCACAATGTGGTGGGCTTTTTTTGCGTTATAGACTTCAAATTTCTTGAATTACTGGTTAAAAACAGAGTATTTCTTGACATTTTTCTGTGTATTGGGTTTCCTTTTTATCCTTTTAGATTCGAGGCGAGAAAGAGAATATTGATACTTCAGGAGAATACAATAAATTCCTCTTAAGCACTTATGCTGCGCTTGCACAGGAGGAAATAGAAACTATTTCAAACTCTACGATGTGGGGTTATGAGAAAAGGTTTCTAAAGGGTATCCCAAAGTTCAACCGCTTATATGGATACAAAGTCATCCATGCAGGGGATGATTCCCAATTGGTTATTCTTGAAGATGAAGCAAAAATCGTAAGAATGATGTATGAAGAGTACCTTCAAGGAAAGACTTTCACGGACATCGCCAGGGCACTAACAGAAGCCGGGGTTAAAACAGCCAAAGGGAAGGATGTCTGGATAGGCGGTATGATAAAGCATATTTTATCCAACGTCACCTACACAGGGAACAAGCTGACACGTGAGCTGAAAAGAGATTTATTTACGAACAAGGTTAATAGTGGTGAACGGGATCAGGTGTTTATTGGGAACACTCATGAACCGATCATTAGCAATGATATTTTCAATCTTGTTCAAAAGAAGCTTGAGGCCAATACGAAGGAAAGAAAGCCCAGTGAGAAGCGAGAGAAAAACCACATGTCAGGTCGCCTAATTTGCGGAAGATGTGGATACAGTTTTACCATAATTCACAATAGAGCTTCTCATCACTTTAAGTGTAGCCCAAAAATCATGGGGGTCTGTGATTCTGAACTTTATCGGGATGCGGATATTCGAGAAATGATGCTTAGAGCAATGTATAAAAAATATGACTTCACCGATGAAGATGTAGTACTTAAGCTGCTGAAAGAACTACAGGTCATCAATCAAAATGATCACTTTGAGTTTCATAGGCTTAAGTTTATCACTGAAATTGAAATCGTAAAAAGGCAGCAGGCCATTTCAGATAGATATTCAGCTATTAGCATAGAAAAGATGGAAGAAGAATACCGCACCTTTGAAAGCAAGATTGCGAAAATTGAGGATAACAGGTACATCAGAATCGATGCAGTGGAGTGGTTAAAGAAAAACAAGACGCTGGATTCGTTTATCGCTAAGGTCACCACTAAAATATTGCGAGCTTGGGTTTCAGATATGACTGCTTATACACGAGATGATTTTTTAGTGCAGTGGATTGACGGAACTCATACTGAGATTGGAAACTGCAAGCATTATCTTGTGAAGGATAGAAATAAAAAGAGTCAAAAAACCAGAGATAACAAGAGTCTCAAGACAAAATTCGAACTCACCGATATTAGTGAAATTAACGAAGGCCAAGGAGAACTTGACCTTTTAAACAATAAAGAAGTTTTGAAACAAGAAGATTATAATCGACCAGAAAATAAATCTACGGGAAAGGAGGAGCTTGAGTTGAACTTAAACAGTAATGCAGAAATTATCAAAATTGAGCCTTGGCAAAGGGACTATATTATGAAGAATCTGCACAAAAGCCTTAGCGCCAACATGATTATGCAGAATGCTTCAGTCCACACGGCAAGCATTAACAAACCTAGACTTAAGACAGCTGCTTACTGCAGAATCTCAACAGATTCAGAAGAACAAAAGGTAAGCTTGAAAACCCAAGTAGCCTATTACACTTACCTGATTCTAAAGGATCCCAAATATGAATATGCAGGCATCTATGCCGATGAAGGTATATCAGGGCGTTCTATGAAAAACCGTACAGAATTTCTCAAACTACTCGAAGAATGTAAAGCCGGGAATGTGGACTTGATCTTAACCAAGTCAATTTCACGCTTTAGTAGAAACGCATTAGATTGTCTGGAACAGATCAGGATGCTGAAGTCGCTGCCAAGTCCAGTTTATGTGTATTTTGAGAAAGAGAATATTCATACAAAAGATGAGAAGAGTGAGCTGATGATTTCTATTTTTGGAAGTATTGCTCAGGAAGAGAGCGTAAACATGGGAGAAGCCATGGCTTGGGGAAAACGGAGATATGCTGAACGAGGGATAGTAAACCCCAGTGTTGCACCTTATGGCTTTAGAACGGTCAGAAAAGGTGAATGGGAGGTGGTTGAAGAAGAAGCTACGATCATAAGAAGAATTTATCGGATGCTCCTAAGGGGAAAGAGTATTCATGAAATTACAAAGGAACTCTCCATGGAGAAGAAGAAGGGCCCTGGTGGCAATGAACAGTGGCATCTTCAAACCATTAGAAATATCTTGAGAAATGAAATCTATAGGGGTAACTACCTTTATCAAAAGGCTTATATCAAGGACACGATCGAGAAGAAGGTGGTAATGAATCGAGGAGAACTGCCACAGTATCTCATAGAGAATCATCATAAAGCCATTGTCGATAATGAGACCTGGGAGAAGGTGCAGAAGGTACTAGATGCTAGAAGAGAAAAATATGAGAATAAAAAGTCCATAGCTTATCCGGAAGATAAAATGAAAAACGCTTCTCTTGAAAACATTTATACCTGTGGAGAATGTGGAAGTAAAATAGGCCATAGAAGAAGCATCCAGAGCTCTAATGAGATTCATTCCTGGATCTGCACAAAAGCCGCCAAGTCTTTCTTGGTGGACTCGTGTAAGTCCACAAGCGTATATCAGAAGCACCTGGAGCTGCATTTTATGAAGACTCTTCTCGATATTAAAAAGCATCGTTCTTTCAAAGATGAGGTGCTCATCTATATACGAACCCAAGAAGTAGATGAAAAGGAAGAGTGGAGAATCAAAGGTATTGATAAACGAATCAAAGATCTTAACAGAGAGCTTTATAATGCGGTAGACCAGGAGCTTAATAAGAAAGGTCAGGACTCCAAGAAAGTTGATGAGCTCACAGAAAAACTGGTTGATCTTCAAGAGGAATTAAAGGTGTTCAGGGACCGAAAGGCAAAGGTTGAGGATCTTAAAGCGGAGCTTGAATGGTTCCTAAAGAAGCTGGAAACCATTGATGATGCTCGAGTAAAAAGAAATGAAGGAATAGGCCACGGTGAAGAGATATACTTTAGAGAAGATATTTTTGAAAGAGTAGTAAAGAGTGCACAGCTTTATAGCGATGGAAGGATCGTCTACGAACTAAGCCTCGGGATCCAGTGGACCATTGACTTTAAATACAGCGCATTTCAGAAGCTTCTTATAAAGTGGAAAGATAAACAAAGGTCAGAAGAAAAAGAGGCTTATCTCGAGGGACCGGAAGTTAAAGAACTGCTGGAATTTTGCCAGGAACCTAAGAGCTATTCTGAATTACATGCCTTTATGTGCGAGAGAAAAGAAGTTTCCTACAGTTATTTCAGGAAACTGGTGATAAGACCTTTGATGAAGAAAGGAAAGTTGAAGTTCACCATACCAGAAGATGGTATGAATAGGCATCAGCGATACACGTCAATTTAATAGACTAAATGAATCAACCAAGAAGCCTTTACTAAAGGAGGTTTTCTTGGTTGTTTTATTTTGGCATTTAAGAAGGTGCTGGAAAATGACAAAAACTAAGGTTGAAGTGACGAATATCGAGTATAAAATAACAAAATCAGAATAAAAATAATAAAAATGGGTATTAAAATAACAAATACATTGACAAAGTGAACGCTGAGAGGTTAGAATATATATGTCTGGAGGAATGAGATATGTACACAGAGATTGTGAAAATTATAGAAGGCGGAATGATTGGTGATAAAGAGAAAGTATATAATTATGCCCAGGTTCTAGCAGAAAACCTAGAAAAATCTGGCGATGCTTCTCTAGCCAAGAAAATACGATCTCTATTAGTGAATAAGAAAACGAGAATGGCCTCCTTAGATGATTTTTCCACTAAACCGGTGGATTCTGAAAGCCGTATGGATATGGTGGATATCTTCATACCAGATAAATCATTTGAGGTACCGATATTGAAGCCTTACATTCATGAAGAGATCGATGAGTTTATTAATAGCTATGGGCAACGGGATGAGATTTTACGAGCTGGAATTGAGATGGTGAGCTCTCTGTTATTGTATGGGCCACCCGGATGCGGAAAAACAACGGTAGCTAGATTTATCGCATATAAGACAGGGCTACCACTGGTGACCGTAAGACTTGACGGTCTGGTCTCATCTCTACTTGGGAGCACTGCAAAGAACATTAGAAAAATATTTGACTATGCGTCGAAAGGGGACTGTATCCTGTTCCTTGATGAGTTTGATGTCGTAGCAAAGCTTAGAGATGACAAGCACGAATTGGGAGAGCTTAAAAGGGTTGTGAACAGTTTGCTTCAAAACATTGATGATTTTAGTCAAAACAGTATTCTAATTGCAGCTACTAATCATCATGAACTATTAGACCCGGCGGTATGGAGAAGGTTCTCTAAGATCATCACACTAGAGAAACCCAACAGAGATGAGATCATGCAGCTAATCAAGCTGCATACAAAAAACCAAAATAGTAATGTGATGGAGAATGAAAAGAAACTGGAAATGCTGGCAGCTGCTTTCGATGGAATTAGTCATGCAGATGTTAAAACAGTAGTGAACAACGCGATAAAGAAATCCATTATAAACAAAAAGGAAACGACTCACAATTGGGATATGCTGCAGGAAGTGTATTTATACAGAAACCATAAGATTATCAGCGAGAATGACTTCATTAAATACCTTTTGCAATATGGGGTAACGCAAAAGGAGATAAGCGATAATTATGATTTTTCGATTAGGAAGGTGAGAGATGTAGCTAACTCTCCGGAGTAAAAGAAGGGGCGGTGTAAAAAATGGCTGATGAAAGATTACCTATTAAGTTCTTTGCTAAAAGAGATGTAGACAATATGCGCGTGGAAGCTGGCGGCGGAGGAGATCCACCGAAGTTCGTATTAAGTCCAGAAGAACTAGAGATTAAGTCGAGAGTTTTTGTTGATACATTTCAGGAGTTTAGGACAGAAGTGCTGAAAAAGGAAAGAGAAAATTCTTTAATTCCCGTTGTTTTCAAAACGAAAATTATTGATGATGCAGCAGCAAAAACCCATCGACGAGAGGTAAGCAACCTGTTTAGGACTGGCACAGATAATAACGTTTTGGGGCTAGCTGATGAAGACGAACTGATCATCAAAGTAGATGATTCTCGTGAAGTAGATAAAATTCTTGAGCGTTTGAAGAATACTCAGCGCTATGCCCACGCTTTATCTGCTATTGACAGCATATCTGATTTTGAACCGATGATCGATAAGAGCGAAAGTGCTGAGCCTGTTGACTATAAAGTTAAACTTATTGATTTCCAAAACTACGAGCAAAATACAGCCATTAGAAACTACTTTGAAAGAACAATAAAGCAAATGGGACACGAAGTAATCAGGACCAACTATACATCAAGTCATATAGTCTACAATGTAAAAGGTGTTAACCTTGATGAGTTTATGACACTAAATAAAAATGAAATCTTTGAAGCTATATTTTCCATCGAACCTATGCCAAAGTATGCAGTTGCGCTTGATATGGAAGAAGATGATGCAACGATTAATATTTCAAGGCCTAAAGAAGGAAAGAAGTATGCAACGGTAGGCATCTTGGATAACGGAATAGCAGGCATACCTCATCTAGAACCATGGCTTGCAGAAGAAAGCTACACTGCATATCCAGAACCTTATGTAAAAAGGGATCATGGAACCTTTGTTTCTGGAGTCGTTGTCTATGGTGATCACTTGGAAGGTGAGAATTGGGTAGGAACTGAAGGCG
This region includes:
- a CDS encoding RNA-binding domain-containing protein, whose amino-acid sequence is MKIESLKKIISSGESITVEFKESKKKLNKDVYDSVCAFLNRHGGHLFLGVKDNGDIVGVDKEAVDQLKKDFVTSLNNPQTLNPAFYLAVEDVEVDGKTILYINVPESSQVHRCKGKIFDRNEDGDFDITNNTNLVSGLYMRKQSTYTENRIFPYADMDELEDELFTRVRKTVGNLKPGHPWVSMDNIELLKSAGMYLKDQSTGEQGITLAGILIFGSELMIQTALPHYRTDAILRRENLDRYDDRDDIRVNLLRSYERLMQFIAKHLNDKFYLEGDQRVSLRDKIFREAISNLLIHREFSNPFPAKLVVEKDRVYIENGNKPHGNGMIDPEDFSPYPKNPKIAKFFKEIGWVDELGSGVRNIYKYNKIYSGADPEFIEGDVFKTIIPLTPQDTPQDTPQDSPQEDKRITMILEFCNEPKSRQEIQDLLGMKDREHFRKTILNPMIKGGLLKLTLPDSPTSKNQKYYSDR
- a CDS encoding recombinase family protein codes for the protein MWGYEKRFLKGIPKFNRLYGYKVIHAGDDSQLVILEDEAKIVRMMYEEYLQGKTFTDIARALTEAGVKTAKGKDVWIGGMIKHILSNVTYTGNKLTRELKRDLFTNKVNSGERDQVFIGNTHEPIISNDIFNLVQKKLEANTKERKPSEKREKNHMSGRLICGRCGYSFTIIHNRASHHFKCSPKIMGVCDSELYRDADIREMMLRAMYKKYDFTDEDVVLKLLKELQVINQNDHFEFHRLKFITEIEIVKRQQAISDRYSAISIEKMEEEYRTFESKIAKIEDNRYIRIDAVEWLKKNKTLDSFIAKVTTKILRAWVSDMTAYTRDDFLVQWIDGTHTEIGNCKHYLVKDRNKKSQKTRDNKSLKTKFELTDISEINEGQGELDLLNNKEVLKQEDYNRPENKSTGKEELELNLNSNAEIIKIEPWQRDYIMKNLHKSLSANMIMQNASVHTASINKPRLKTAAYCRISTDSEEQKVSLKTQVAYYTYLILKDPKYEYAGIYADEGISGRSMKNRTEFLKLLEECKAGNVDLILTKSISRFSRNALDCLEQIRMLKSLPSPVYVYFEKENIHTKDEKSELMISIFGSIAQEESVNMGEAMAWGKRRYAERGIVNPSVAPYGFRTVRKGEWEVVEEEATIIRRIYRMLLRGKSIHEITKELSMEKKKGPGGNEQWHLQTIRNILRNEIYRGNYLYQKAYIKDTIEKKVVMNRGELPQYLIENHHKAIVDNETWEKVQKVLDARREKYENKKSIAYPEDKMKNASLENIYTCGECGSKIGHRRSIQSSNEIHSWICTKAAKSFLVDSCKSTSVYQKHLELHFMKTLLDIKKHRSFKDEVLIYIRTQEVDEKEEWRIKGIDKRIKDLNRELYNAVDQELNKKGQDSKKVDELTEKLVDLQEELKVFRDRKAKVEDLKAELEWFLKKLETIDDARVKRNEGIGHGEEIYFREDIFERVVKSAQLYSDGRIVYELSLGIQWTIDFKYSAFQKLLIKWKDKQRSEEKEAYLEGPEVKELLEFCQEPKSYSELHAFMCERKEVSYSYFRKLVIRPLMKKGKLKFTIPEDGMNRHQRYTSI
- a CDS encoding AAA family ATPase gives rise to the protein MYTEIVKIIEGGMIGDKEKVYNYAQVLAENLEKSGDASLAKKIRSLLVNKKTRMASLDDFSTKPVDSESRMDMVDIFIPDKSFEVPILKPYIHEEIDEFINSYGQRDEILRAGIEMVSSLLLYGPPGCGKTTVARFIAYKTGLPLVTVRLDGLVSSLLGSTAKNIRKIFDYASKGDCILFLDEFDVVAKLRDDKHELGELKRVVNSLLQNIDDFSQNSILIAATNHHELLDPAVWRRFSKIITLEKPNRDEIMQLIKLHTKNQNSNVMENEKKLEMLAAAFDGISHADVKTVVNNAIKKSIINKKETTHNWDMLQEVYLYRNHKIISENDFIKYLLQYGVTQKEISDNYDFSIRKVRDVANSPE